ATGTTTCGACAGTTTTAAATAGCACAACAAAAGCATTTTCGAAAACCTATGCGGAAGTTGGTAGCACAGATGCGGGAAAAATTATCAAAGCGACTGAGCCATTAACAATTTTACTCATGGGTGTCGATACTGGCGGAGCTGACCGCGGAGGGGCAACCAGCTGGGATGGGAACTCTGACTCACAGATCGTTATGACCCTTAATCCCAAAACGAATACAACAACGATGGTTTCTCTTGAGCGAGATGTCATGTCAAATATTTTGGATAATAAGGGGAATACAGTTTCCACACAGAAGATGAATGCAGCATATCCGATGGGGTATAATGCAGGAGGGCTGAAAACAGGTGTCCAATATGCCATGAAGACAATCGGAGAACAGGCTGGTATTAATGTTGATAACTTCCTCATGATTAACTTTGATGGCCTTGTCAACTTGGTCAATGATGTAGGTGGTATCGATATTGACAATACAACCGGACAAACTCTCTATATCTCTGATACAGAACCCGCATATAAAGCGAAAGTTCCACCAGGTAAGCAACATATTGACGGAGATCAGGCACTTGTTTATGCGCGTGATCGCCATCATTTACCCAATGGAGACTATGGGCGTGCAGCACACCAGCGTGAAGTTATTTCAGCAGTTGTGACGAAGCTCTTGGCATTGAACAATATCACTCAATATCAAAAATTCTTGGACGATATCAGTGAAGACATCAAAACAAATATT
This window of the Lactococcus garvieae subsp. garvieae genome carries:
- a CDS encoding LCP family protein — protein: MKLWKKSLLMIVGIIALTAGAATVYVSTVLNSTTKAFSKTYAEVGSTDAGKIIKATEPLTILLMGVDTGGADRGGATSWDGNSDSQIVMTLNPKTNTTTMVSLERDVMSNILDNKGNTVSTQKMNAAYPMGYNAGGLKTGVQYAMKTIGEQAGINVDNFLMINFDGLVNLVNDVGGIDIDNTTGQTLYISDTEPAYKAKVPPGKQHIDGDQALVYARDRHHLPNGDYGRAAHQREVISAVVTKLLALNNITQYQKFLDDISEDIKTNIPINGSTLTSLLGYKDCFNKVVSIQYQGIDYMNPGDGGSYQLLSTNTTLAVQNALRNSLKKETGNSLSNNLITYETLTGSTPDAYFMPSATVTENGKSTVYGIDVDGSFVNLDSSNSATYVATDGSAATSDKPTSSDKTKTSEASQTDTTTQDPYGASVDDSTAYGTTDPGVGGGASADGTSLYVDPYTGQ